In a genomic window of Brassica rapa cultivar Chiifu-401-42 chromosome A10, CAAS_Brap_v3.01, whole genome shotgun sequence:
- the LOC103845731 gene encoding protein phosphatase 1 regulatory inhibitor subunit PPP1R7 homolog, translating to MSSEKEEQPSMEIDDSDNVLDLTSCQLHTLDAIELPPTLIELDLTANRLSELDSRIAQLSALKKLSLRQNLIDDSAVEPLSRWDALSDLEELILRDNKLAKVPDTAIFSKLLVFDVSFNEITSLQGLSKASSTLKELYVSKNEVNKIMEIEHLHDLQILELGSNRLRVMENMENFTKLDELWLGRNRIKVVNLCGLTCIKKISLQSNRLTSMKGFEDCVALEELYLSHNGISKMEGLSALVNLRVLDVSNNKLTSVDDIQTLTKLEDLWLNDNQIESLEAITEAVTGSKEKLTTIYLENNPCAKSADYVAVLRQIFPNVEQIDSNLFA from the exons ATGAGCAGTGAAAAGGAAGAGCAACCATCAATGGAGATCGACGATTCGGACAATGTTCTCGATCTCACTAGCTGCCAGCTCCACACTCTCGATGCGATCGAGTTACCACCGACTCTAATTGAGCTGGACCTTACGGCGAACCGTTTATCAGAATTAGACTCGAGGATCGCTCAGCTCTCTGCGCTCAAGAAGCTTTCTCTTCGCCAGAACCTAATCGACGATTCCGCCGTCGAGCCTTTGTCTCGCTGGGACGCCTTATCCGATCTCGAG GAGCTGATTCTCAGAGACAACAAGCTAGCAAAGGTTCCAGATACTGCCATATTCTCAAAGCTTTTGGTTTTCGACGTATCTTTCAATGAGATCACTTCGCTGCAAGGGTTATCAAAGGCCTCTAGCACGCTCAAGGAGCTCTACGTGTCTAAGAACGAAGTTAACAAGATTATGGAGATTGAACACTTGCACGACTTGCAGATTCTTGAACTCGGTTCTAATAGATTACGg GTGATGGAGAATATGGAGAACTTCACTAAATTAGATGAACTGTGGCTTGGAAGAAACCGTATCAAAGTTGTGAACCTGTGTGGGCTCACATGTATTAAAAAGATTAGCTTGCAGAGTAATCGATTGACTTCTATGAAAGGATTTGAG GACTGTGTAGCTCTTGAAGAGTTATATTTGAGCCATAATGGTATCTCGAAAATGGAAGGCTTGAGTGCTTTGGTTAACCTGCGGGTATTGGACGTCTCGAACAACAAGCTCACATCCGTTGATGATATTCAGACCCTCACAAA GTTGGAAGATTTATGGCTTAATGACAACCAGATAGAATCACTTGAAGCAATCACAGAAGCTGTTACAGGCTCAAAGGAGAAACTCACCACTATCTACCTTGAAAATAACCCTTGT GCCAAGTCTGCTGATTACGTTGCTGTGCTGAGACAAATCTTCCCAAATGTGGAGCAAATAGATTCTAACTTATTTGCTTGA
- the LOC103845732 gene encoding dolichyl-diphosphooligosaccharide--protein glycosyltransferase subunit STT3A, with amino-acid sequence MATLESPPPGTSSSAMRNAFGTVLSALILLLIGVLAFSIRLFSVIKYESVIHEFDPYFNYRVTQFLSKNGIYEFWNWFDDRTWYPLGRVIGGTVYPGLTLTAGTIWWALNAINIPLSVETVCVFTAPVFSAFASWATYLLTKEVKGSGAGLAAAALLAMVPSYISRSVAGSYDNEAVAIFALIFTFYLYIKTLNTGSLFYATLNAIAYFYMVCSWGGYTFIINLIPMHVLLCIVTGRYSPRLYIAYAPLVVLGTLLAALVPVVGFNAVLTSEHFASFLVFIIIHVVALVYYIKGILSPKMFKVAVTLVVSIGLVVCLIVVAVLVALVASSPTGGWSGRSLSLLDPTYASKYIPIIASVSEHQPPTWPSYFMDINVLAFLVPAGIIACFSPLSDASSFVVLYIVMSVYFSGVMVRLMLVLAPAACIMSGIALSQAFDVFTASIKYQLGRSANSKDDAEDNTSTNNAPKDDSSSGKTDKGEEVAKERSSKKGKKKEREPADKPSVKSKIAKKRALVLPLEASIVALLLLIMLGAFYVIHCVWAAAEAYSAPSIVLTSQSRDGLHVFDDFRESYAWLSHNTDVDDKVASWWDYGYQTTAMANRTVIVDNNTWNNTHIATVGTAMSSPEKAAWEIFNSLDVKYVLVVFGGLIGYPSDDINKFLWMVRIGGGVFPHIKEADYLRDGNYRIDSEATPTMLNCLMYKLSYYRFVETDGKGYDRVRRTEIGKKNFKLTHFEEVFTSHHWMVRIYKLKPQKNRIRGRAKKLKLKTSSGLDSKAAKKNPWI; translated from the exons ATGGCGACTCTAGAGAGTCCACCTCCCGGAACGTCGTCGTCTGCGATGAGGAATGCTTTCGGGACCGTTCTCTCAGCTCTGATCCTCCTCCTCATTGGTGTCCTCGCTTTCTCGATCCGACTCTTCTCT GTGATAAAGTATGAAAGTGTGATTCATGAATTTGATCCTTACTTCAATTACAGAGTCACTCAG TTCTTATCGAAGAATGGAATATACGAGTTCTGGAATTGGTTTGATGATCGGACCTG gTATCCTCTTGGCCGTGTTATTGGAGGAACTGTTTACCCTGGTTTAACATTGACTGCTGGAACCATCTGGTG GGCCTTGAATGCAATAAACATTCCTCTGTCAGTAGAGACTGTTTGTGTCTTCACTGCACCTGTATTTTCAGCTTTCGCATCCTGGGCGACTTACCTTTTGACCAAG GAAGTTAAGGGCTCCGGTGCAGGACTAGCAGCTGCTGCTCTTTTGGCCATG GTTCCCTCATATATATCCCGATCTGTTGCTGGAAGCTACGACAATGAAGCTGTTGCTATATTTGCTTTGATCTTCACTTTCTATCTTTACATAAAG ACACTAAATACAGGTTCCCTGTTTTATGCTACACTGAATGCCATTGCATACTTCTACATG GTATGTTCTTGGGGAGGTTACACCTTCATTATCAATCTGATACCAATGCATGTGCTTCTGTGCATTGTAACTGGCCGATACTCTCCTCGACTGTACATTGCCTATGCTCCTTTG GTTGTGCTGGGTACGCTGTTAGCTGCCTTGGTACCTGTTGTTGGCTTCAATGCGGTTTTGACATCTGAACATTTTGCCTCATTTTTG GTTTTCATCATCATCCACGTAGTAGCACTCGTATACTATATCAAAGGCATTCTTTCTCCCAAAATGTTCAAAGTTGCTGTGACACTTGTTGTGTCCATCGGCCT GGTTGTGTGTCTCATAGTTGTGGCAGTTCTTGTGGCACTGGTAGCTTCAAGTCCAACAGGAGGATGGAGTGGTAGGAGTTTGAGTCTACTTGATCC AACTTATGCAAGCAAGTATATTCCAATTATTGCAAGTGTCAGTGAGCATCAACCTCCAACTTGGCCGTCCTATTTCATGGACATCAATGTTTTGGCTTTCTTGGTCCCTGCTGGCATCATT GCGTGCTTTTCGCCTCTATCTGATGCGAGCTCTTTCGTGGTCCTGTATATTGTGATGTCCGTATACTTCTCCGGAGTTATG GTTCGTCTTATGCTTGTGCTTGCTCCAGCAGCATGCATCATGTCTGGAATTGCGCTCTCTCAAGCTTTTGATGTTTTCACGGCTTCCATCAAATACCAGTTAGGTCGATCGGCTAATTCCAAAGATGAT GCAGAGGACAACACTTCTACTAACAATGCCCCAAAAGATGATTCATCTTCTGGCAAGACTGACAAGGGTGAAGAAGTTGCAAAAGAACGGTCGTCAAAGAAAGgcaagaagaaagagagagaaccTGCTGACAAACCTTCTGTTAAGTCCAAGATTGCGAAGAAAAGGGCTCTTGTTTTGCCTCTTGAAGCCTCTATAGTTGCGCTTCTTCTCCTTATAATGTTGGGTGCTTTCTATGTG attcaTTGTGTTTGGGCAGCTGCAGAAGCATACTCAGCTCCATCAATAGTTTTGACATCTCAATCGCGTGATGGCCTACACGTCTttgatgattttagagagtCTTACGCATGGTTAAGCCATAATACTGACGTGGATGACAAA GTGGCATCATGGTGGGACTATGGTTATCAGACGACAGCTATGGCTAACAGAACTGTTATTGTTGACAACAACACCTGGAACAATACTCACATTGCAACTGTTGGCACTGCAATGTCATCTCCAGAAAAGGCGGCGTGGGAAATCTTCAACTCCTTGGATGTGAAATACGTTCTTGTCGTCTTTGGTG GTCTTATTGGCTACCCAAGTGATGATATTAACAAGTTTCTGTGGATGGTTCGTATTGGAGGCGGCGTCTTTCCTCATATAAAGGAAGCTGATTATCTg AGAGATGGCAATTACCGGATTGATTCTGAGGCCACGCCAACAATGTTGAACTGCCTTATGTACAAGCTATCTTACTACAG GTTTGTAGAGACGGATGGCAAAGGTTATGATCGGGTCAGGCGGACGGAGATCGGGAAGAAAAATTTCAAGCTCACACATTTCGAAGAG GTTTTCACGAGTCACCATTGGATGGTTCGTATATACAAGCTGAAACCTCAGAAGAACAGGATTCGTGGTAGAGCAAAGAAACTGAAACTG AAAACAAGCTCTGGATTGGACTCGAAAGCAGCGAAGAAGAATCCGTGGATCTAG
- the LOC103845729 gene encoding protein DETOXIFICATION 52, which yields METTNITSQTNLLSKIDLEKQNPTKTFPPISELKAEAKSLFSLAFPTILAALILYARSAISMLFLGHIGELELAGGSLAIAFANITGYSVLAGLALGMDPLCSQAFGAGKPKLLSLTLQRTVLFLLTSSLVIVTLWLNLGKIMISLHQDPSISSLAQTYILCSIPDLLTNSFLHPLRIYLRAQGITSPLTIATLAGTIFHIPINFLLVSYFGLGFVGVSMAAAASNLFVVVFLVVHVWVKGLHEPTWTSPSSECFKDWAPLISLAIPSCVGVCLEWWWYEIMTVLCGLLVNPKTPVAAMGILIQTTSLLYIFPSSLGFAVSTRVGNELGSNRPKTARLSAIIAVSFAGVMGMTASAFAWGVSDVWGMIFTNDMDIIKLTAAALPILGLCELGNCPQTVGCGVVRGTARPSKAANINLGAFYLVGTPVAVGLTFWASYGFCGLWIGLFAAQICCAAMMLYVVATTDWEGEAKRARKLTCSEGVDVVISAQGNGDDLTEPFVYVVTVAAD from the coding sequence ATGGAAACCACCAACATCACCAGTCAAACAAATCTTCTATCGAAGATAGACCTAGAAAAGCAAAACCCTACCAAAACTTTCCCACCAATCTCTGAGCTTAAAGCTGAGGCAAAGTCTCTCTTCTCCTTAGCCTTTCCCACTATCCTGGCCGCGCTCATCCTCTACGCTCGCTCGGCCATCTCCATGCTCTTCCTCGGCCATATCGGTGAACTAGAGCTCGCTGGTGGCTCCTTGGCTATTGCCTTCGCCAACATCACTGGATACTCAGTTCTCGCAGGCCTTGCACTTGGCATGGACCCACTTTGCTCTCAAGCCTTTGGAGCGGGCAAGCCAAAACTCCTCTCACTAACTCTTCAAAGAACCGTGCTGTTCTTGCTCACAAGTTCGCTTGTGATCGTCACCTTATGGCTCAACTTGGGAAAGATCATGATCTCTCTCCATCAAGATCCAAGTATCTCATCGTTGGCTCAAACGTATATTCTTTGCTCTATTCCTGACTTGCTCACCAACTCTTTTCTTCATCCTCTTCGTATATACCTTAGAGCACAAGGTATCACAAGCCCGTTAACGATCGCAACCCTAGCCGGCACCATCTTCCACATACCCATCAACTTTCTCCTCGTCTCATACTTCGGGTTAGGTTTCGTCGGTGTTTCAATGGCTGCAGCCGCTTCAAATCTCTTCGTTGTTGTGTTCCTTGTGGTCCACGTTTGGGTCAAAGGTCTACACGAGCCAACGTGGACTTCCCCTAGCTCAGAATGTTTCAAAGACTGGGCCCCACTGATCAGTCTCGCGATACCTAGCTGCGTGGGGGTATGCTTAGAGTGGTGGTGGTACGAGATAATGACCGTTCTTTGTGGTTTACTCGTAAACCCTAAAACGCCAGTTGCAGCAATGGGTATTCTCATCCAAACGACGTCGTTGCTTTACATTTTCCCATCGTCCCTAGGGTTCGCTGTGTCCACTCGCGTAGGTAACGAACTAGGATCAAACCGCCCCAAAACGGCTAGGTTATCAGCCATCATAGCCGTTTCCTTCGCCGGAGTAATGGGTATGACTGCGTCAGCGTTTGCTTGGGGAGTAAGCGACGTATGGGGAATGATCTTCACAAACGACATGGACATCATCAAGTTAACAGCAGCGGCGCTGCCTATTCTCGGGCTCTGCGAGCTCGGGAACTGCCCGCAAACTGTAGGTTGCGGTGTCGTTAGAGGCACCGCACGGCCGTCCAAAGCGGCCAACATAAACCTAGGAGCGTTTTACCTCGTTGGGACGCCTGTAGCGGTCGGGCTAACGTTTTGGGCCTCGTATGGATTTTGTGGGCTTTGGATAGGTCTTTTCGCGGCTCAGATATGTTGTGCTGCTATGATGCTTTATGTTGTGGCTACTACAGATTGGGAGGGAGAAGCCAAGAGAGCTAGAAAGCTAACGTGCAGTGAAGGCGTCGATGTGGTGATTTCAGCGCAAGGTAACGGTGATGACCTTACGGAACCATTCGTTTACGTTGTCACGGTCGCTGCTGACTAG